The following nucleotide sequence is from Chelmon rostratus isolate fCheRos1 chromosome 11, fCheRos1.pri, whole genome shotgun sequence.
AAAGGTCCCTGAGCACATACGTAGCAGTTAATATCACGACCATCCATCATGTTGCtggtcaacaaaacaaaagtagatTAGATGAGTGTCACAccttccaagagaaatggacaagTATTATATTCctgttgaagtaaaaggcaagccagtgtgCCTAAGAAAGTTTTTGGGTCCTGAATTACCTGCAAGGACAAATTTGCTTGGATAAAGCTCTTGGGTGAAGTTTGGATGCACAAAAAAGCTTTGTCGCACAGGTGATACTGCTGTaatgtcattcatttcacagacggtttttttttctgtagcacatgtGACATAGATTTTGTATAGTACAGTCCTGCTTTTCATGGTTGTCCTATCCATACCTGAGGAGTAATGTTGTGAAGGGGACAGTAGGAGGAGATGGCGAGTCTGTGTTTTGGGTTTCCTACTGGGTCCCCCCATTCTTCTCTATCCTCCAAAGTTAGAGGCAGGCTGGGATCCTCCATAGTTCCCAACACATCCAGGAAAGGTGcctgaacacagaaaaagagacggctctgggtgtctgtgtgtattttacgTAATCTCTTATGGTAAGGCTCTGTGGTGTAATGAGTAGGGAGACTGTCCTTCAAACTGTTTAACCCTTACATACTGTATTGGCAAACGCCTACTCTGTTAAAGTGCCCCTGAGGAAGAAGCAGGGTGCCTAATAATCTTGTTCTTTAGACATAGAATAACACTAAATGCTACACTCTTGAAAATGCAAgcacccaaacacacaaatctcCAGTGACTTAACATCTTACCTGTAGCGTGACAGCCTGCAttatgtgtgggtgtttgttgCACAGCGCTCCCACTGGCACAGCCCCAGCACTGCAGGCTGTAAGGGCAGTGAGTGAAGGAGAGGACACTCCTGAAGAGAAAAGGTGATGGAGACATGCTTGGAggtcctccactcctctctgcttcccctCCACACGAGCTTGTCTTTGCCAGGACAGACCacgctctcctccacctcttggTGGTGTAAAGGCAAAGAACACATATTCACTTCAACCCACAAGGTTAAATTTGAGACTATAGCCCTCACAGACATTTTCCAGCAATTTCATGCACCACAATATCTTGACTTCATTTGTTACCTTATGTGGCAGTAGGCCAGAGCCCAGgcctgctccagcagcagcctttcCTCTGGGCAGAACTCCATGCTGAGATCTCTGCCATAAGCACCATAGACATGGACTAATAGTGGTGCCTGTTTCAAGCCCTCTACAGGTACTGTGTGAAACAGTGTCACTGGCACGAAGGTACCATCCTATAGAGGAAAGGCAGAGACACTGGTCTGGAAACTGTAATGGGTAGAGATACTAAGTGTTCAATGGTCCTGACAGAAGTCTCAGAAGTTTGTTTCAAACTGCATCACTTGCCCTTCTGTGtgttaagtttgtgtgtgtaaatgcatgaCAGAATGTGTGCCTCTGAGGTCTTCTGACTCTGTTGGCTAGTTGCCAAAAGAGCTTTGTCAGTGGACACTTGAGTCTTAATATAAAATGCTTACCTCCGTGCAGATAATGTTTCGCTGTGTATGCACTTGTCTTATATGTCAAGTATTCTCACTTGGCTGCAGGCCTCCAAGCGTGTGGTGGTGTAATTGCCGTGATTCTCTGGTGAGGACCCATCTTCCGTGCAAGACACAAGTAGCCCATCTTTGGGGTATAGACAGTAGGGCACCGGGGAGCGGACTGGAGATGAAATCAAGAACTCTaacacactgcatttgtctgcCATGCTGGGCTTCTTGGTTTTGACAGCACAGGCCCAGGGAGGAAGCTTAGGAGTGTAAAAAAATAAGGGTAAAAGAGATTAATACTTATACAAAAACACTATATGTATATGTGAGGATGTGATCAAGTATATATTTCATCACTCTCTGGGACAATTAGAATTATCTACCTAAAAACATAAAGCagtttcacagaaaaacatggcCAAGCGAGCAAGAGCAAGGAAAATGGTAAAGACACAAGTTAAAGGAATAACAGCAAGCAGGCAGCAAGAAAACAGCAAGAgatgcaaagaaagaaaatagttttCTGTCACACTGACCTGTACAGTGTATGCTTCCTTGGGATTGGTCAGTGGGACCACGATCAGGATGAGTTCACTGGCTGGTGTTCTTGCAACCAACACACAGTAATCTCCGACCACATCCATGTCTTTGACTGTAGTGCCAGGGCCAGGGTCAAACAAGGGCACCCAGGAAACCATGGATGGCTCTGAGACAGGGGCCTGCACCACCTAGTGAGCATACATGATAAATCTCCTCATTtgagaaaataacaaacacattttaaaattccatccatcccagccgtctctcgggcgaaggcaggggacaccctaGGCAGGTcgctacatatacagacaaacaaccacgcacaccgctcattcacacctacggacaatttagagttatcaattaacctcagcatgtttttggactgtgggaggaagccagagaacccgatcttctagctgtgaggcgacgctgcgaaccaccgagccaccgtgcagcccacattttaaaattaaaacatgaaatattcatttgcaATATTCATGTTCTTCTTCTTACTAATATAGTACTCTGTCAGTAACCACAGCAGAATGAACTTGCTAATGGGGACCAACTACTTCCAGTCAAAACAGAACATGTCAAGACAAAAAGGAATGAGCAACAGAAGGTATTTGGcctgtatgtacatatatatgtctACACATGCACCCtataaacagtgtgtgtttacatatgtATTGTACAAACTCCACCTGATATTCCTGTCCAGGCCCGGTATTAGCCAGTATAATCAGCCATCTTTTCCAGTGTTCCACATGGTACAGGAGGTCCAGTTGTCGTGGGTGAACCAGGAAAGGCTCTAAACAGGATCTTGTTATATCAATtagcagcacctctgaagcGGTCCTGCTGTTGCAATTGATGGTCAGTATCTGTCGGTCACTGGAAAGGGCAacctccacaaacacactggagaGATGTCGGTGTTTTGATTAGAGATAGTGCGGGAGCAGACAGCGCTACGATGGTACATTAGCTACACTTACTCAGGATGTGTTTCCTCATAAACAGAAGTTATCCTGCTTCCACTGGAGG
It contains:
- the prepl gene encoding prolyl endopeptidase-like, whose amino-acid sequence is MAVVLSLLCPSARLVRASRLRFWKLDVYKLITWPSLSVQRCNTSEGTSDSSVDHLSSGLERYKDLQKYFKRRLKATYHRFSDIPDHSVVSGHHHVYFIEGDGIYRMDNRQSELEPELVLNLGQVSRQEEKTGLDDDERKQRVQWTVQRIRLSPQEKHLAATLKANHREEARCVIVRLGKRNSPQLDPQQIIFTLDKVFSFEWATDEVLFYTTLEGLRCSRVFRLDLTSSGSRITSVYEETHPDVFVEVALSSDRQILTINCNSRTASEVLLIDITRSCLEPFLVHPRQLDLLYHVEHWKRWLIILANTGPGQEYQVVQAPVSEPSMVSWVPLFDPGPGTTVKDMDVVGDYCVLVARTPASELILIVVPLTNPKEAYTVQLPPWACAVKTKKPSMADKCSVLEFLISSPVRSPVPYCLYPKDGLLVSCTEDGSSPENHGNYTTTRLEACSQDGTFVPVTLFHTVPVEGLKQAPLLVHVYGAYGRDLSMEFCPEERLLLEQAWALAYCHIRGGGERGLSWQRQARVEGKQRGVEDLQACLHHLFSSGVSSPSLTALTACSAGAVPVGALCNKHPHIMQAVTLQAPFLDVLGTMEDPSLPLTLEDREEWGDPVGNPKHRLAISSYCPLHNITPQRYPSILLTAYSDDARVPLAGVLKYTEKLKNAIHTYFTMKPKSEREPAPNIVLNIQSGTDHFGPEDFELMLEQEALKLAFLYTELGLNPPRPPRKRKR